In Geotalea uraniireducens, the genomic window AGGCGATCCTGGATCCGCCGGAATTTTCCATCAGCACCCGGGTGGGCGATAACTGAGCTCTTCGCTTTACAGGGATTCCTCCGGTGGTAAGCTTTCGAAAAACAGCTTGACGGAGGGAGTCATGACCTACGGCGAAGACAGGATTTACAAAAAGGTGGAAGTGATCGGGGTTTCCTGCAAGGGAATCGAGGGGGCCATTCAGGCGGCCGTTGCCAAGGCACACCGGAGCCTCGACAAGATTTCCTGGTTCGAGGTGCAGGAGGTTCGGGGGCATGTCGGGGATGACGGGCAGATAACCGAATATCAGGTGGTACTCAAAGTGGCGTTTCAGCTCAAGGAGTGACAACCCCGGAAAATTACGTGGATTGTTCGCGGCCGCTCTGCTATAGTCGCGGACGGACGTAAATTCTTCAGGGGAGGGAGAGGCATGGCACAGGCAAAAAAGGGTGATACCGTCAAGGTGCACTATACCGGACGGCTTACGACCGGCGAAATCTTTGACTCATCCGAAGCGAGTGGCAGTGCGGGCGAACCGCTGCAGTTCACCATTGGCAACGGGGATGTCATTTCCGGCTTTGAAACCGCTGTTCTCGGGATGGCGCCCGGAGAGAAGAAGACGGTAACGATCCCCGTCGATCAGGCCTACGGAGAGCGGGTCGACGAAATGATTGCCGAGATCGAGCGTGAGTTTCTTCCTCCCGGTTCCACACCGGAAATGGGGCAGCAGTACGAGGTCACCCAGGACAACGGCGAGGTCTTTCACGTGACCGTCACCGGCCTGACCGAGACGACTGTTACCCTTGACGCTAATCACCCCCTCGCCGGCCGGGAGTTGGTCTTCGATATTTCGCTGGTGGAGATTTGCTAAGCCGACCGTCCGGTGCGGACGAAACAAAAAGGGCGGCCATTACCGGGCCGCCCTTTTTTATGTGCTTCGATCAGACGGGTGCAGCAGGTGTTGTTGCCCCCCATCAGTTCTCGGTCATGAAATGTTCTTCGTACATATCTTCCAGCGACTGGAGATGGCGGGTTTCATCGGCGAGTATCTTCTGGAAGAGGCCGGCCATCGGCGCTCCGGAACACCCTTCGGCCATCCGTCGGTAAAAGTCGATCGACCCCTTTTCCAGGTGGATGGCATATACCAACGCTTCACGGGTATCCGAGCTGGCGCTGAGCTCTTTCTTTTCCAGGATGTAGTCGAGGTGCATGGTGGGCACCTTGGCTTCCAGTTCTCCGCTGCCGGCCATGCTGCCGTCGAGAAGGGCCTTTTCCATGCTCAACTTATGTTCTAGCTCGTCCAGGGCCGCTTCCTTGAGGATCTCCCGGGCTCCCTTGTGCTTAACCTTCCGGATAGCTTCAAGATAGTTTCTGAACCCTTCTTCTTCCATTTTGATTGCCATTTCCACCGCGGCTTCGAAAGTGTAGCAGACCGCACCCTGTTCACTCATCGTCCGACCCTCCCGTTTCTTGGGTAAATGACACCTTATTAACATACCCCGGTGGTAAGCACAAGCGTCTTGTATACAGATTGCTGCAGGGGTGATGGCCTGGGCTGGCAATTAGTCGGAGCTGCGGTACAATTCCCCGAAAAGATCGGTAACGGAACGGAGGGCATGTCATGAAGCTGTTTCTTGCCGGCGGGACCGGCTTTGTCGGCGGGCATCTGCGGGCGGCGCTGCTGGAACGGGGGCACCGGCTCCGCCTGCTCGTGCATCGGCGCCACGAGGGGATCGAGGCGGAGGTCGAGCAGGTGGAGGGCGATGTGACCCGTGTTGCCAGTTTTGCCGAGGCGGTCGTCGGCTGTGATGCCGCAATTAATCTGGTGGGGATCATCCGGGAATTCCCCGCCCGGGGGATAACCTTCGAAGCGCTGCACGTGACTGCAACCCGCAATATGGTCGATGCGGCAAAGCAGGCAGGCGTGCGGCGCTACCTGCAGATGTCGGCCCTTGGTACCCGGCCGGCGGCGACTTCGCAGTATCACCGGACCAAATATCAGGCCGAGGAGTACGTTCGTTCGTCGGGACTTGACTGGACCATTTTTCGCCCATCGCTGATCCACGGCCCGGGTGGCGAGTTCGTCACCATGCTGGCCGGCTTCATCAGGGATCTCCCGGTGGTGCCGGTGATCGGCGATGGTCGTTACCGCCTGCAGCCGGTGACCGTCACCGATGTTGCCCGTTGTTTTTGCCGGGCGCTGGAGCTTCCTGAAGCGGTGGGGGAAACCTTTGAACTGTGTGGCGGCAATCGTCTTTCCTATGATGAACTGCTCGATACGATCGGCAGGGTGCTCGGCAAACGGCGGGTGAGGAAATTTCATCAACCCCTTGGGCTGATGAAGCTGGTTGTGCCGCTTCTGCAGGGATTCTCGTTCTTTCCGCTGACCATGGACCAGCTTACCATGCTGGTGGAGGAGAATATCTGCAGTGGCTCATGGCCAACGCTCTTCGCCCCAGAGCCGGAATCGTTCGAAGAGAGCATACGCCGTTACCTGCGCTGATTGTGTTGCCTGAAAGCGAGCAGGTAAATCCGGCCTCCGTATCCCATAGCCTCGCGTTTCTACCACATTCCCTGTG contains:
- a CDS encoding complex I NDUFA9 subunit family protein; its protein translation is MKLFLAGGTGFVGGHLRAALLERGHRLRLLVHRRHEGIEAEVEQVEGDVTRVASFAEAVVGCDAAINLVGIIREFPARGITFEALHVTATRNMVDAAKQAGVRRYLQMSALGTRPAATSQYHRTKYQAEEYVRSSGLDWTIFRPSLIHGPGGEFVTMLAGFIRDLPVVPVIGDGRYRLQPVTVTDVARCFCRALELPEAVGETFELCGGNRLSYDELLDTIGRVLGKRRVRKFHQPLGLMKLVVPLLQGFSFFPLTMDQLTMLVEENICSGSWPTLFAPEPESFEESIRRYLR
- a CDS encoding dodecin, with translation MTYGEDRIYKKVEVIGVSCKGIEGAIQAAVAKAHRSLDKISWFEVQEVRGHVGDDGQITEYQVVLKVAFQLKE
- a CDS encoding ferritin family protein, which translates into the protein MSEQGAVCYTFEAAVEMAIKMEEEGFRNYLEAIRKVKHKGAREILKEAALDELEHKLSMEKALLDGSMAGSGELEAKVPTMHLDYILEKKELSASSDTREALVYAIHLEKGSIDFYRRMAEGCSGAPMAGLFQKILADETRHLQSLEDMYEEHFMTEN
- a CDS encoding FKBP-type peptidyl-prolyl cis-trans isomerase — protein: MAQAKKGDTVKVHYTGRLTTGEIFDSSEASGSAGEPLQFTIGNGDVISGFETAVLGMAPGEKKTVTIPVDQAYGERVDEMIAEIEREFLPPGSTPEMGQQYEVTQDNGEVFHVTVTGLTETTVTLDANHPLAGRELVFDISLVEIC